A stretch of Acipenser ruthenus chromosome 1, fAciRut3.2 maternal haplotype, whole genome shotgun sequence DNA encodes these proteins:
- the LOC131715973 gene encoding uncharacterized protein LOC131715973: protein MASTKAGQTNSSETFFTTVRYSLPFIKYSSLAAGLGIVAIIILGISTFAMAKKYLLPEIPDPARSSISKMPLENIFTANLNKSKQDGENFVYNLLIIENASDLPLQRPSIISAESKLITPINPPRGPSQAQLSLDYYVSGDGYRKQMLAEKMLNRSLSNQPLLSVSSTELQSEPGSPSYSKNEESPMEDISEINVFEETPSVNAYLKNSVKARELVVRENKHYLCYEKGTTPEPSVMSNAKQNSAGQAYVTVDMFSHNLSNSCNPSAVMERKENIK from the exons ATGGCTAGTACTAAAGCGGGACAGACCAACAGCTCTGAAACTTTCTTTACAACAGTCAGATATA GTCTCCCTTTTATTAAATACAGCTCTCTGGCTGCTGGACTGGGTATCGTCGCGATCATCATTTTAGGAATTTCTACCTTTGCTAT GGCGAAAAAATATCTGCTTCCTGAAATACCAGATCCTGCACGTAGCAGTATTAGTAAAATGCCACTGGAGAACATTTTTAcg GCCAATTTAAACAAGTCTAAGCAAGACGGTGAaaattttgtgtataatttgttaaTCATTGAGAACGCCTCAGATCTGCCTCTTCAGAGACCTTCTATAATCAGCGCTGAGAGTAAACTCATCACACCGATCAACCCTCCCAGAGGACCCAGCCAGGCACAATTGTCATTAGACTATTACGTTTCAGGAGATGGATATCGCAAGCAAATGTTGGCAGAAAAAATGTTAAACCGGTCACTCTCGAATCAGCCTCTCCTGTCAGTCTCCTCCACTGAGTTGCAGAGTGAACCTGGGTCTCCTTCATACAGCAAAAATGAAGAGAGCCCCATGGAGGACATTTCAGAGATCAATGTTTTTGAGGAGACCCCATCAGTCAATGCGTACCTGAAGAACTCTGTCAAAGCCAGGGAGCTTGTAGTTAGAGAAAACAAACATTATCTTTGTTATGAAAAAGGAACAACTCCTGAGCCAAGTGTTATGagtaatgcaaaacaaaacagtgctgGGCAGGCTTATGTTACAGTAGACATGTTTTCACACAACTTAAGCAATTCATGCAATCCAAGTGCAGTGATGGAACGGAAAGAGAATATAAAATAG